In one Corallococcus sp. EGB genomic region, the following are encoded:
- a CDS encoding RNA polymerase factor sigma-32: protein MQASTEQSSNSGSLAMYLSEINQYSLLKVEEEQELARRFIKGDLAAGHRLVTSNLRFVVKVSYEYRSYGIKMSDLIQEGNIGLMKAVQKFDPDKGIRLISYAVWWIRAYIQNYILKSWSLVKLGTTQAQRKLFFSLARTRRELEKLGSGEAVVNVDEIARKLHVKPGEVREMEQRMGGRDLSLDAPMGEDGGNSHVDFVVSAAAPQDDEFADKEEAGLINNRVRTALMRLDPRERFIIEQRVMNERPMTLKELGEHFGFSRERARQLEIRAKDKLKSELAALMAEVDPETLAAQG from the coding sequence ATGCAGGCTTCGACCGAGCAGTCGTCCAACTCCGGCTCTCTCGCAATGTACCTCTCGGAGATCAACCAGTACTCGCTCCTGAAGGTGGAGGAGGAGCAGGAGCTGGCGCGCCGGTTCATCAAGGGAGACCTGGCGGCCGGCCACCGGCTGGTGACGAGCAACCTGCGCTTCGTGGTGAAGGTCTCCTACGAGTACCGCTCCTACGGCATCAAGATGTCGGACCTCATCCAGGAGGGGAATATCGGCCTGATGAAGGCGGTCCAGAAGTTCGACCCGGACAAGGGCATCCGCCTCATCTCCTACGCGGTGTGGTGGATCCGCGCGTACATCCAGAACTACATCCTGAAGAGCTGGTCGCTGGTGAAGCTCGGGACCACGCAGGCGCAGCGCAAGCTGTTCTTCAGTCTGGCGCGCACCCGCCGCGAGCTGGAGAAGCTGGGCAGCGGCGAGGCCGTGGTGAACGTGGATGAAATCGCCCGCAAGCTCCACGTGAAGCCGGGGGAAGTCCGGGAGATGGAGCAGCGCATGGGCGGCCGGGACCTGTCCCTGGACGCGCCCATGGGCGAGGACGGCGGCAACAGCCACGTGGACTTCGTGGTGAGCGCCGCGGCGCCCCAGGACGACGAGTTCGCGGACAAGGAGGAGGCGGGCCTCATCAACAACCGCGTCCGCACCGCCCTCATGCGCCTGGATCCGCGCGAGCGCTTCATCATCGAGCAGCGCGTGATGAACGAGCGGCCCATGACGCTCAAGGAGCTGGGCGAGCATTTCGGCTTCTCCCGTGAGCGCGCGCGTCAGCTGGAAATCCGGGCCAAGGACAAGCTCAAGTCGGAGCTGGCCGCCCTGATGGCGGAGGTGGATCCGGAGACCCTGGCCGCCCAGGGCTGA
- a CDS encoding OPT family oligopeptide transporter yields MSHGSPPVVDDRVPLAEAHGAPHKPYVPPEQSPAELTLRGLVLGSVLGIVFAASSVYLAIKVGLTVSASIPVAVLSIAIFRALGRSSILENTIVQTTGSAGESLAFGVAAALPALLILGYDISLTHAFLTAALGGVLGVLMMIPLRQGLIVQEHGKLTYPEGTASADVLIVGEQGGTNARTVILGFIIGGVYKFAYSGMKLFKEAISAPIKGLKAAVFSTEVSPELLGVGYIIGPRVAGITFAGGVLSYLILIPMISFFGSGMETPLLVHNGMLIKDMSPDQIRNAYVLYIGAGAVATGGLISLIRSMPTIVGAFKRSVETLRQSRTQGPLPTVLRTDQDLPITVVLVGSALLILAIWLAPPLHVNFISAILIVIFGFFFVTVSARITGEIGSSSNPISGMVVATLLVTCLVYLLFGWTSSPDRFMALTTAAIVGIAASNGGTTAQDLKTAFLVGGTPKKQQIALFVGVLTSAMFIGLVLVLLNQGATAVIPETHPNVQVTELTQETRTQHTYRWAVSQEELTQRGMTPEKLKRSLWAERLDVVPADGALELRSWRPVPATELANLTLSPATGPSLKLSDAGAVTAGPDRIYKEGFVRGADTPVPAGRYLVDDQGTIQYVVDPGIGGRISEYEGQTLTRYSAPKAQLFALIIDGILTQRLPWDLVLLGVFIALMLELCGVSALPFAVGVYLPISSTAPIFVGGMVRHFVDKLRGGTAAESEFSPGTLMSSGYIAGGSIAGVLIAFLEIASDGAWTRAINLPALFGHEGGIGAFLNAVGESELAHPTWSNVWGLAFFAVLTAVLFRSALKGKSGAEAPPPSP; encoded by the coding sequence TTGTCCCATGGTTCCCCGCCGGTCGTCGACGATCGCGTTCCTCTCGCGGAGGCGCATGGCGCCCCGCACAAACCCTATGTGCCCCCCGAGCAGTCCCCCGCGGAGCTGACCCTCCGCGGCCTGGTGCTCGGGTCGGTGCTGGGCATCGTGTTCGCGGCGTCGTCCGTGTACCTGGCCATCAAGGTCGGACTCACGGTGTCGGCGTCCATCCCGGTGGCGGTGCTCTCCATCGCCATCTTCCGGGCCCTGGGGCGCTCCAGCATCCTGGAGAACACCATCGTCCAGACGACGGGCTCCGCGGGTGAGTCGCTCGCCTTCGGCGTGGCGGCCGCGCTGCCCGCGCTGCTCATCCTGGGCTACGACATCAGCCTCACGCACGCGTTCCTCACCGCCGCGCTGGGCGGCGTGCTGGGCGTGCTGATGATGATTCCGCTGCGCCAGGGCCTCATCGTCCAGGAGCACGGCAAGCTCACCTACCCGGAGGGCACCGCCAGCGCGGACGTGCTCATCGTCGGCGAGCAGGGCGGCACCAACGCGCGCACGGTCATCCTGGGCTTCATCATTGGCGGCGTCTACAAGTTCGCCTACTCCGGGATGAAGCTCTTCAAGGAGGCCATCAGCGCGCCCATCAAGGGGCTCAAGGCCGCGGTGTTCTCCACGGAGGTGTCCCCGGAGCTGCTCGGCGTGGGCTACATCATCGGGCCTCGCGTGGCGGGCATCACCTTCGCGGGCGGCGTGCTCAGCTACCTCATCCTCATCCCGATGATCTCGTTCTTCGGCAGCGGCATGGAGACGCCGCTGCTGGTGCACAACGGGATGCTCATCAAGGACATGTCGCCGGATCAGATCCGCAACGCGTACGTGCTCTACATCGGCGCGGGCGCGGTGGCGACGGGCGGCCTCATCAGCCTCATCCGCTCCATGCCCACCATCGTGGGCGCCTTCAAGCGCAGCGTGGAGACGCTGCGCCAGTCGCGCACGCAGGGGCCCCTGCCCACGGTGCTGCGCACGGATCAGGACCTTCCCATCACGGTGGTGCTGGTGGGCAGCGCGCTGCTCATCCTGGCCATCTGGCTGGCGCCGCCGCTGCACGTGAACTTCATCTCCGCCATCCTCATCGTCATCTTCGGCTTCTTCTTCGTGACGGTGAGCGCGCGCATCACGGGTGAGATCGGCTCCTCGTCCAACCCCATCTCCGGCATGGTGGTGGCCACGCTGCTCGTCACCTGCCTCGTGTACCTGCTGTTCGGCTGGACGTCGTCGCCGGACCGCTTCATGGCGCTCACCACGGCGGCCATCGTGGGCATCGCGGCGTCCAACGGCGGTACCACCGCGCAGGACTTGAAGACGGCGTTCCTCGTGGGCGGCACGCCCAAGAAGCAGCAGATCGCCCTCTTCGTGGGCGTGCTGACCAGCGCCATGTTCATCGGCCTGGTGCTGGTGCTGCTCAACCAGGGCGCCACCGCGGTCATCCCGGAGACGCACCCGAACGTGCAGGTGACGGAGCTGACGCAGGAGACGCGCACCCAGCACACGTACCGCTGGGCGGTGTCCCAGGAAGAGCTCACCCAGCGCGGCATGACGCCCGAAAAGCTCAAGCGCTCGCTGTGGGCGGAGCGCCTGGACGTGGTGCCGGCGGACGGCGCGCTGGAGCTGCGCAGCTGGCGCCCGGTGCCGGCCACGGAGCTGGCCAACCTCACGCTGTCGCCGGCCACCGGCCCGTCGCTGAAGCTGTCGGACGCGGGGGCCGTCACCGCCGGTCCGGACCGCATCTACAAGGAAGGCTTCGTGCGCGGCGCGGACACGCCCGTGCCCGCCGGCCGCTACCTGGTGGATGACCAGGGCACCATCCAGTACGTGGTGGACCCGGGCATCGGCGGCCGCATCAGCGAGTACGAGGGCCAGACGCTCACCCGCTACTCCGCGCCCAAGGCGCAGCTGTTCGCGCTGATCATCGACGGCATCCTCACGCAGCGGCTGCCGTGGGACCTGGTGCTGCTGGGCGTCTTCATCGCGCTGATGCTGGAGCTGTGCGGCGTGTCCGCGTTGCCCTTCGCGGTGGGCGTGTACCTGCCCATCAGCAGCACCGCCCCCATCTTCGTGGGCGGCATGGTGCGCCACTTCGTGGACAAGCTGCGCGGCGGCACCGCGGCGGAGTCCGAGTTCTCCCCCGGCACGCTGATGTCCTCCGGCTACATCGCGGGCGGCTCCATCGCGGGCGTGCTCATCGCGTTCCTGGAAATCGCCAGCGACGGCGCCTGGACGCGCGCCATCAACCTGCCCGCCCTCTTCGGGCACGAGGGTGGGATTGGCGCGTTCCTCAACGCCGTGGGCGAGAGCGAGCTGGCGCACCCGACGTGGTCCAACGTCTGGGGCCTGGCGTTCTTCGCCGTCCTCACCGCGGTCCTCTTCCGCTCGGCCCTGAAGGGCAAGAGCGGCGCGGAGGCCCCGCCGCCGTCACCCTGA